A window of the Eulemur rufifrons isolate Redbay chromosome 6, OSU_ERuf_1, whole genome shotgun sequence genome harbors these coding sequences:
- the SVIP gene encoding small VCP/p97-interacting protein, producing MGMCFPCPGESAPPTPDLEEKRAKLAEAAERRQKEAASRGILDVQSVEEKRKKKEKIEKQIASSGPPPQGGLRWTVS from the exons ATGGGGATGTGTTTTCCTTGCCCCGGGGAGTCCGCGCCTCCCACGCCGGACCTG gaagagaaaagagcaaagcttgcagaggctgcagagagaagacaaaaggag GCTGCATCTCGGGGAATTTTGGATGTTCAATctgtggaagaaaagagaaagaaaaaggaaaaaatagaaaaacaaattgctTCATCTGGGCCCCCACCACAAGGTGGACTTAGA tggACAGTATCATAA